From one Streptomyces sp. N50 genomic stretch:
- a CDS encoding COX15/CtaA family protein: MVPVPNVTPADVVAAARNPLAFIAARWTPDPRTVQRAALAALVMSVVIVVTGGAVRLTGSGLGCPTWPKCTDDSLTTTSAMGFHGAIEFGNRMLTYVLCAAVGWAIIAARSEKPYRRTLTRLGWAQFWIVMSNAILGGIVVLVGLNPYTVAAHFLLSSALIAVATLMWQRGREGDGEPKPLVGKAVQQLVWFLVTASVLLIAVGTVVTGAGPHAGDSKEVDRIPIDWETVAKLHAVLAWIVVTLTFALWFVLKAVDAPKGPLDRTRDLFLILLSQGVIGYVQYFTNLPEALVALHMLGSCLVWIGVLRVLLSLRERPEVVADLPGPSVEQSLPTRA, translated from the coding sequence ATGGTCCCCGTGCCCAACGTGACCCCCGCCGACGTCGTAGCCGCCGCGCGCAACCCCCTCGCCTTCATCGCCGCACGCTGGACCCCGGATCCCCGGACGGTTCAGCGGGCGGCTCTCGCCGCGCTCGTCATGTCGGTGGTCATCGTGGTCACCGGCGGTGCCGTGCGGCTGACGGGTTCCGGGCTCGGCTGCCCGACCTGGCCCAAGTGCACGGACGACTCGCTGACGACGACCAGCGCGATGGGCTTCCACGGTGCCATCGAGTTCGGCAACCGGATGCTGACGTACGTCCTGTGCGCCGCCGTCGGCTGGGCGATCATCGCCGCGCGCTCGGAGAAGCCGTACCGCCGCACGCTCACCCGGCTGGGCTGGGCGCAGTTCTGGATCGTGATGAGCAACGCGATCCTCGGCGGGATCGTGGTGCTGGTCGGCCTCAACCCGTACACGGTCGCGGCCCACTTCCTGCTCTCCTCGGCGCTGATCGCGGTCGCCACGCTGATGTGGCAGCGCGGCCGGGAGGGCGACGGGGAGCCGAAGCCACTGGTCGGCAAGGCCGTGCAGCAGCTGGTGTGGTTCCTGGTCACCGCCTCCGTGCTGCTGATCGCGGTCGGCACGGTGGTCACCGGCGCGGGTCCGCACGCGGGCGACTCCAAGGAGGTCGACCGCATCCCGATCGACTGGGAGACGGTCGCCAAGCTGCACGCGGTGCTCGCCTGGATCGTGGTCACGCTGACGTTCGCCCTGTGGTTCGTCCTCAAGGCGGTCGACGCCCCCAAGGGCCCCCTGGACCGCACCCGCGACCTGTTCCTGATCCTGCTCTCCCAGGGCGTCATCGGGTACGTCCAGTACTTCACGAACCTCCCCGAGGCCCTGGTCGCCCTCCACATGCTCGGCTCGTGCCTGGTGTGGATCGGGGTGCTGCGGGTGCTGCTTTCGCTGCGCGAGCGGCCGGAGGTCGTGGCCGACCTGCCGGGCCCGTCGGTGGAACAGTCGCTGCCCACGCGCGCGTGA
- a CDS encoding heme o synthase, which produces MCVTAVESRPAGIVGASQSPSRRPIGARVMAFVALTKPRIIELLLITTVPVMFLAQQGVPDLKLVLLTCVGGYLSAGGANALNMYIDRDIDALMDRTSQRPLVTGMVSPRECLAFGISLGVISTLLFGLTVNWLSAWLALGALLFYVVVYTMILKRRTSQNIVWGGIAGCLPVLIGWSAVTDSMSWAPIILFLVMFFWTPPHYWPLSMKVRDDYARVGVPMLPVVASNKVVARQIVIYSWVMVAVSLLLTPLGYTGWFYTLVALLAGGFWLWEAHGLQNRAKAEVTGGKLKEMRLFHWSITYVSLLFVAIAVDPFLR; this is translated from the coding sequence GTGTGCGTGACGGCCGTTGAATCCCGTCCAGCGGGGATTGTCGGGGCGAGCCAGAGCCCGAGCCGGCGGCCGATCGGGGCCCGGGTCATGGCGTTCGTGGCGTTGACGAAGCCGCGGATCATCGAGCTGCTGCTGATCACCACCGTTCCGGTGATGTTCCTGGCCCAGCAGGGTGTGCCCGACCTCAAGCTGGTCCTCCTCACCTGCGTCGGCGGCTATCTGTCCGCGGGCGGCGCCAACGCGCTCAACATGTACATCGACCGCGACATCGACGCGCTGATGGACCGCACCTCGCAGCGCCCCCTGGTCACCGGCATGGTCAGCCCCCGCGAGTGCCTCGCCTTCGGCATCTCGCTCGGCGTCATCTCGACCCTGCTGTTCGGCCTGACCGTCAACTGGCTGTCGGCCTGGCTGGCGCTCGGAGCGCTCCTCTTCTACGTCGTCGTCTACACGATGATCCTCAAGAGGCGTACCTCGCAGAACATCGTGTGGGGCGGCATCGCCGGCTGCCTCCCGGTGCTCATCGGCTGGTCGGCCGTCACGGACTCCATGTCGTGGGCGCCGATCATTCTCTTCCTCGTCATGTTCTTCTGGACGCCGCCGCACTACTGGCCGCTCTCCATGAAGGTCCGCGACGACTACGCGCGCGTGGGCGTGCCGATGCTCCCGGTCGTCGCCTCCAACAAGGTGGTCGCCCGCCAGATCGTGATCTACAGCTGGGTCATGGTCGCGGTCTCGCTCCTGCTGACGCCCCTCGGTTACACGGGCTGGTTCTACACCCTGGTCGCGCTGCTGGCCGGCGGCTTCTGGCTGTGGGAGGCGCACGGGCTCCAGAACCGGGCCAAGGCCGAGGTGACGGGCGGCAAGCTCAAGGAGATGCGACTGTTCCACTGGTCGATCACCTACGTGTCCCTGTTGTTCGTGGCGATCGCGGTGGACCCCTTCCTCAGGTAG
- a CDS encoding ABC transporter ATP-binding protein, with translation MRSEPVLQVQALVKRYGTKTAVNGLDLVAHAGVTAVLGPNGAGKTTTVETCEGYRRPDAGTVRVLGLDPVRESAALRPRIGVMLQSGGVYSGARADEMLRHIAKLHAHPLDVDALIERLGLGSCGRTTYRRLSGGQQQRLALAMAVVGRPELVFLDEPTAGLDPQARRATWDLVRDLRTDGVSVILTTHHMDEAEQLADDVAIIDAGKVIAHGSPEELCRGGAENTLRFTGRPGLDVGSLLKALPADSTAAELTPGSYRVGGKVDPQLLATVTSWCAQHGVMPEKISVERHTLEDVFLELTGKELRS, from the coding sequence ATGCGAAGCGAGCCCGTGCTCCAGGTCCAGGCCCTGGTGAAGCGGTACGGCACGAAGACCGCGGTGAACGGCCTCGACCTGGTGGCCCATGCGGGTGTCACCGCCGTGCTCGGCCCCAACGGGGCGGGCAAGACGACCACCGTCGAGACCTGCGAGGGGTACCGGAGGCCGGACGCCGGCACGGTGCGCGTCCTGGGCCTCGACCCGGTCCGCGAGTCCGCCGCACTGCGCCCCAGAATCGGCGTGATGCTCCAGTCCGGCGGCGTCTACTCGGGCGCCCGCGCCGACGAGATGCTCCGCCACATCGCCAAGCTGCACGCGCACCCGCTGGACGTGGACGCGCTCATCGAGCGCCTGGGACTGGGCAGTTGCGGCCGCACGACGTACCGGCGCCTGTCCGGCGGCCAGCAACAGCGCCTCGCGCTCGCGATGGCCGTCGTGGGCCGCCCGGAGCTGGTGTTCCTGGACGAGCCGACGGCCGGCCTCGACCCCCAGGCCCGCCGCGCGACCTGGGACCTGGTCCGCGACCTCCGTACGGACGGTGTCTCGGTCATCCTCACGACCCATCACATGGACGAGGCCGAGCAGTTGGCCGACGACGTGGCGATCATCGACGCGGGCAAGGTCATCGCGCACGGCTCCCCCGAGGAGCTGTGCCGCGGCGGCGCCGAGAACACGCTCCGCTTCACCGGCCGCCCCGGCCTCGACGTCGGCTCCCTCCTGAAGGCCCTCCCGGCCGACTCCACGGCCGCCGAACTGACCCCGGGCTCCTACCGCGTCGGCGGCAAGGTGGACCCGCAACTGCTCGCCACGGTCACCTCCTGGTGCGCGCAGCACGGGGTGATGCCGGAGAAGATCTCGGTCGAACGGCACACCCTGGAGGACGTTTTCCTGGAGCTGACCGGCAAGGAGCTGCGCTCATGA
- a CDS encoding ABC transporter permease, translating to MTVPGTYTPRPGAAPLPRMIAAQAALETKMLLRNGEQLLLTVVIPTLLLVLFSSVDIVDTGKGKSVDFLTPGILALAVMSTAFTGQAIATGFERRYGVLKRLASSPLPRWGLMTAKTASVLVTEILQIILLTAIAFALGWSPHGNPFAVFLLLILGTAAFSGLGLLMAGTLKAEATLAAANLVFLLLLVGGGVIVPMDKYPSGVQDVLGLLPISALSDGLRDVLQHGAGMPWGDLGILGVWAVVGLAAAGKFFRWE from the coding sequence ATGACTGTTCCGGGGACGTACACCCCGCGGCCCGGGGCGGCCCCGCTCCCCCGCATGATCGCGGCACAGGCGGCCCTCGAAACGAAGATGCTCCTGCGGAACGGCGAGCAGCTCCTCCTCACGGTGGTCATCCCGACTCTCCTGCTGGTCCTGTTCAGCTCGGTGGACATCGTGGACACCGGCAAGGGGAAGTCCGTCGACTTCCTCACCCCCGGCATCCTCGCGCTCGCCGTGATGTCGACGGCGTTCACGGGCCAGGCCATCGCGACGGGCTTCGAGCGCCGCTACGGCGTCCTGAAGCGCCTCGCGTCCTCCCCGCTGCCCCGCTGGGGGCTGATGACCGCGAAGACGGCGTCCGTGCTCGTCACGGAGATCCTCCAGATCATCCTGCTGACGGCGATCGCCTTCGCGCTCGGCTGGTCCCCGCACGGCAACCCCTTCGCGGTGTTCCTGCTCCTGATCCTCGGCACGGCGGCCTTCTCGGGCCTCGGCCTGCTGATGGCGGGCACCCTGAAGGCGGAGGCCACGCTGGCCGCCGCGAACCTGGTGTTCCTGCTGCTGCTCGTGGGCGGCGGGGTGATCGTGCCGATGGACAAGTACCCGTCGGGGGTCCAGGACGTGCTCGGGCTGCTGCCGATCTCGGCGCTGTCGGACGGCCTGCGGGACGTGCTGCAGCACGGAGCCGGGATGCCGTGGGGCGACCTGGGGATCCTGGGCGTGTGGGCCGTCGTAGGGCTGGCTGCGGCCGGGAAGTTCTTCCGCTGGGAGTGA
- a CDS encoding amidohydrolase family protein yields the protein MIETPSLVDQYCHGVLRTELGLGTFEAQLARTEGPPAPGTTLFDTQTGFAVRRWCPPLLGLEPHCPPARYLARRRELGVLEAGRRLLRGSGITTYLIDTGLPGDLTGPAEMATAGQADAREIVRLELLAEQVADTSGTVESFLANLAESVHGAAASAVAFTSVAGVRHGLALAPDPPGPGEVRGAAARWLAGRRVGGTLSDPVLLRHLLWIAVASGLPLQLHAGLGEPGVRIDRTDPVLLTDFVRATAGLGTDLVLLHSYPYHRHAAHLAGVFPHVYADSGAALVRTGARAATVLAEILELAPFGKILFSSGAHGLPELHVVGARLFREALARVLGTWVAEGAWSPADAQRVAGLIAVGNAKRVYGLE from the coding sequence ATGATCGAAACGCCGTCCCTCGTGGACCAGTACTGCCACGGCGTACTGAGAACGGAGCTGGGCCTCGGCACCTTCGAGGCCCAACTCGCCCGCACCGAGGGCCCACCCGCCCCCGGCACCACCCTCTTCGACACCCAGACGGGCTTCGCCGTACGACGATGGTGCCCACCCCTGCTCGGCCTGGAGCCGCACTGCCCACCCGCCCGCTACCTCGCCCGGCGCCGTGAACTAGGCGTACTGGAAGCGGGCCGCAGACTGCTGCGCGGCAGCGGCATCACGACGTACCTGATCGACACGGGCCTGCCCGGCGACCTCACCGGCCCCGCCGAGATGGCGACGGCCGGGCAGGCGGACGCCCGGGAGATCGTCCGCCTGGAACTCCTCGCCGAACAGGTCGCCGACACCTCCGGCACGGTGGAGTCCTTCCTCGCCAACCTCGCCGAGTCGGTGCACGGCGCGGCCGCGAGCGCGGTCGCCTTCACCTCCGTGGCGGGCGTACGGCACGGTCTCGCGCTCGCACCCGATCCGCCCGGTCCCGGTGAGGTCCGGGGCGCGGCGGCCCGCTGGCTGGCCGGGCGCCGGGTCGGCGGCACGCTCAGCGACCCGGTGCTGCTACGGCACTTGCTGTGGATCGCCGTGGCGTCCGGCCTGCCGCTCCAGCTGCACGCCGGATTAGGCGAACCAGGCGTCCGCATCGACCGCACCGACCCCGTCCTGCTCACCGACTTCGTGCGGGCGACGGCCGGTCTCGGCACGGACCTGGTACTGCTGCACAGCTACCCGTACCACCGCCACGCGGCCCACCTCGCCGGCGTCTTCCCGCACGTGTACGCCGACTCCGGCGCAGCCCTCGTCCGCACCGGCGCCCGCGCAGCGACCGTGCTCGCCGAGATCCTGGAGCTGGCCCCCTTCGGCAAGATCCTCTTCTCCAGCGGGGCTCATGGACTGCCCGAACTGCACGTCGTGGGCGCGCGGTTGTTCCGCGAGGCACTCGCGCGGGTGCTCGGCACCTGGGTCGCGGAGGGGGCCTGGTCACCGGCCGACGCACAGCGCGTGGCGGGACTGATCGCGGTCGGCAACGCGAAGAGGGTGTACGGGCTGGAGTGA
- a CDS encoding AAC(3) family N-acetyltransferase — MPVPPPTGPLVTRDTVAAQLRELGVRPGETLLAHTSLSSLGWVCGGAVSLVQGLLDAVGPDGTLVVPTQTGDLSDPAHWGNPPVPREWWDTIRTSMPSYDPLVTPSRGVGVVPETVRTWPGARRSAHPQTSFAAIGPHAAEILDGHATDCRLGERSPLARLEGLHARVLLLGAGYDTCTSFHLAEYRIPSPVVDVGRPGPDGWETVTEVSISSDRFDELGHDFERDRPVVRGKVGAADVRLFPVGDAVAYAERWLPLHRPREEEIQHPPL, encoded by the coding sequence ATGCCCGTACCCCCTCCCACCGGCCCACTTGTCACCCGGGACACAGTCGCCGCACAACTGCGCGAGCTGGGCGTGCGCCCCGGCGAGACCCTCCTCGCGCACACCTCCCTCAGCTCCCTCGGATGGGTCTGCGGAGGCGCCGTGTCGCTCGTCCAGGGACTCCTCGACGCCGTCGGTCCGGACGGCACCCTGGTCGTCCCCACCCAGACCGGCGACCTCTCGGACCCGGCCCACTGGGGAAACCCGCCGGTCCCCCGCGAGTGGTGGGACACCATCCGCACCTCCATGCCGTCCTACGACCCCCTCGTCACGCCCTCGCGCGGCGTGGGCGTCGTCCCGGAGACCGTGCGCACCTGGCCCGGCGCCCGGCGCTCCGCGCACCCGCAGACCTCCTTCGCGGCGATCGGTCCCCACGCGGCCGAGATCCTGGACGGCCACGCCACGGACTGCCGGCTCGGCGAGCGGAGCCCGCTGGCCCGGCTGGAGGGCCTGCACGCGCGCGTGCTGCTGCTCGGCGCGGGCTACGACACCTGCACCAGCTTCCATCTCGCCGAGTACCGCATCCCGTCCCCGGTCGTCGACGTCGGCCGCCCCGGCCCGGACGGCTGGGAGACGGTCACCGAGGTGTCGATCTCCTCCGACCGCTTCGACGAACTGGGCCACGACTTCGAACGGGACCGTCCCGTCGTCCGCGGCAAGGTGGGCGCGGCCGACGTGCGGCTGTTCCCGGTGGGCGACGCCGTGGCCTACGCCGAACGGTGGCTGCCCCTGCACCGCCCCCGTGAGGAGGAGATCCAGCACCCGCCGCTCTGA
- a CDS encoding nucleotidyltransferase domain-containing protein produces MPTDALLDRFLNELAPLEPVAVWAHGSLAGGDYQEGRSDLDLIAILDHPLKPSTVRQLVALHRGLRTDPLAVRLHCSYLAPGTQDAPNQSHLTWAHDHVTRRPVTPVTRRELHQFGRVLHGGSPKDLLPAVTDQELAEFVVRDQREYWRPAVDKPQIWLENGWVDVGLTTFARATVTRRDGRLITKREALDLLPSLGAPVEVVEDVVRRRYDDPAPSAVSVEGDWIHRRAELTRAYLGPAIDDWVARYG; encoded by the coding sequence ATGCCGACCGACGCCTTGCTCGACCGCTTCCTGAACGAACTGGCCCCCCTGGAACCCGTCGCCGTGTGGGCCCACGGTTCGCTCGCCGGGGGCGACTACCAGGAGGGCCGCAGCGACCTGGACCTGATAGCCATCCTCGACCATCCCCTGAAGCCCAGCACCGTCCGCCAACTGGTCGCCCTGCACCGCGGACTGCGCACCGACCCCCTTGCCGTCCGTCTGCACTGCAGCTATCTCGCCCCGGGCACCCAGGACGCCCCGAACCAGAGCCACCTCACCTGGGCCCACGACCACGTCACCCGTCGGCCCGTCACGCCTGTCACCCGGCGTGAACTGCACCAATTCGGGCGGGTGTTGCACGGCGGATCACCGAAGGACCTGCTGCCGGCCGTGACGGACCAGGAGCTGGCCGAGTTCGTCGTACGGGACCAGCGGGAGTACTGGCGACCGGCCGTCGACAAGCCGCAGATCTGGCTCGAGAACGGCTGGGTCGACGTGGGCCTGACCACCTTCGCCCGCGCGACCGTCACCCGCCGGGACGGGCGCCTGATCACCAAGCGCGAGGCCCTCGACCTGCTGCCCTCGCTCGGCGCTCCGGTGGAGGTCGTGGAGGACGTCGTACGGAGGCGTTACGACGATCCGGCGCCGTCCGCCGTCTCCGTAGAGGGCGATTGGATCCACCGCCGGGCGGAGCTGACCCGGGCCTATCTGGGCCCTGCGATCGACGACTGGGTGGCCCGCTACGGGTGA